One Thermodesulfobacteriota bacterium genomic window carries:
- a CDS encoding radical SAM protein produces the protein MPQAIAVWCVEEGHDVTYLCYRGFENLAEELQNDYDIVFIGAYTQCAQLAYALSSLFRSKGAVTALGGPHARSYPQDASKYFDYVFGLTDRDKIRDVLQDCSQHRPLGLRISAKQQPSTLPGVRERWKFIEKNLHNSPVIKVVPMLSSLGCPYTCSFCIDSVVPYQQLSLDMMKEDLRFLLQKFNRPRVGWFDPNFGVRFDECIGAIEDVVPPGSIDFYAESSLSLLSEPHLKRLKRIGFKVIMPGIESWYDMGNKSKTGKKGGMDKVLQVSEHINMILSYIPYLQANFVLGLDVDEGPEPFELTKRFVDIAQGAFPAYSLLSAFGESAPLNLEYERANRILPFPFHFLNTQQAMNVKPKNYSWPEFYEHVIDVTKHTFSGRAIINRFRVIKPILWRCMNVLRAFSSQGTGRVKYHTEVLNRLRTDRQFRDFFEQETTELPQFYVDKVRNDLGPLWEWLPKGALYYDSDVYLKSDKMQLSIQSSV, from the coding sequence ATGCCACAAGCGATAGCTGTATGGTGTGTAGAAGAGGGTCATGATGTTACATACCTGTGTTACAGGGGATTTGAAAACTTGGCTGAAGAATTACAGAATGACTACGACATTGTCTTCATTGGAGCGTATACTCAATGTGCCCAGCTGGCGTATGCGCTAAGCAGCCTCTTTCGATCGAAAGGCGCAGTTACCGCACTCGGGGGCCCCCATGCACGCAGCTACCCGCAGGATGCGTCCAAATACTTTGACTATGTTTTCGGCTTAACTGACAGGGATAAGATTCGCGATGTCTTACAGGATTGCTCGCAGCACCGACCGCTTGGTTTACGAATCAGTGCCAAGCAGCAGCCCTCGACGCTTCCTGGCGTACGCGAGCGCTGGAAGTTTATTGAGAAAAATCTTCATAACTCACCCGTTATCAAGGTTGTTCCGATGCTATCTAGTCTAGGTTGCCCCTACACATGCAGCTTTTGTATAGACTCAGTCGTACCTTATCAGCAGCTTAGCCTGGATATGATGAAGGAGGATCTGCGCTTCCTATTACAGAAGTTCAACAGGCCGCGTGTGGGCTGGTTCGATCCAAACTTCGGTGTGCGGTTTGACGAATGCATAGGCGCTATTGAGGATGTCGTACCTCCGGGTAGTATTGATTTCTATGCAGAAAGCAGTCTCTCCTTGCTCTCCGAACCGCATCTCAAGCGGCTCAAACGAATTGGGTTCAAGGTAATCATGCCCGGAATTGAGTCGTGGTACGACATGGGCAACAAATCAAAGACGGGTAAGAAGGGAGGAATGGATAAAGTCCTGCAGGTCTCAGAGCACATCAACATGATCTTGAGCTACATACCATACCTACAGGCCAATTTTGTGCTCGGACTCGACGTAGACGAAGGACCAGAGCCTTTTGAACTCACAAAACGATTTGTGGACATCGCACAAGGGGCTTTCCCCGCCTATTCCCTACTCTCTGCGTTTGGAGAGTCAGCACCGCTCAATCTCGAATACGAGCGTGCCAATCGTATCCTTCCGTTTCCATTCCATTTCCTGAATACTCAACAGGCCATGAACGTCAAGCCGAAAAACTATTCGTGGCCTGAGTTTTACGAACATGTAATTGACGTTACAAAACATACGTTTTCAGGGCGAGCGATAATCAATCGCTTCAGAGTGATTAAACCCATCCTCTGGAGATGTATGAACGTATTGAGGGCATTTTCTTCGCAAGGTACTGGTCGCGTCAAGTACCACACCGAAGTGCTTAACCGGCTCCGCACTGATAGGCAGTTCAGGGACTTTTTCGAACAGGAGACAACAGAACTTCCACAATTCTATGTGGATAAGGTGCGAAATGACCTGGGTCCTTTATGGGAGTGGCTTCCAAAAGGTGCGTTGTATTACGATTCCGACGTATATCTTAAATCAGATAAGATGCAACTCTCAATTCAATCGAGTGTTTAG
- the thiC gene encoding phosphomethylpyrimidine synthase ThiC: protein MKTSSKKDRIPDVSIITREPFPRSRKVYVKGKIHDIRVAMRDVELDDSDSVSSVKRGLTKNSTITLYDTSGPYTDPSAEIDVHSGLSPVREKWILDRGDVERLKDFSSEFSRRSLRSSKLQNIRFKKIRNPLKSKPGENVTQMHYARAGLITPEMEYVAIRENQQINELRDQLNDLASYHKGENFGANIPESYMTPEFVRQEVATGRAIIPSNINHPESEPMIIGRNFLVKINANIGNSAVTSSIEEEVEKAVWACRWGADTIMDLSTGNNIHETREWIIRNSPVPVGTVPIYQALEKVGGMAEELTWELFRDTMIEQAEQGVDYFTIHAGVLLRYIPLTAKRVTGIVSRGGSIMAKWCLAHHEESFLYSHFEDMCEIMKAYDIAFSLGDGLRPGCIADANDEAQFAELETQGELTQIAWKHDVQVMNEGPGHIPMHLIKENMDKQLKLCNEAPFYTLGPLTTDIAPGYDHITSAIGAAMIGWYGTAMLCYVTPKEHLGLPDKQDVKEGVIAYKIAAHAADLAKGNPTAQLRDNILSKARFEFRWNDQFNLSLDPDTAREYHDETLPAEGAKIAHFCSMCGPRFCSMKITQDVREYAASHGLSDEEAVGKGLEEKAKEFTDSGGEIYISREKL from the coding sequence ATGAAAACATCGTCCAAAAAGGATAGGATACCGGACGTGAGCATAATTACTCGTGAACCGTTTCCACGTTCGAGAAAGGTATATGTCAAGGGAAAGATTCATGATATAAGAGTGGCCATGCGCGATGTTGAGTTGGACGATTCCGATTCTGTGTCTTCTGTTAAAAGAGGTCTTACGAAAAATTCTACGATTACTTTATATGATACAAGCGGGCCATATACCGATCCGAGCGCGGAGATTGATGTTCATTCAGGATTATCCCCAGTGCGTGAGAAATGGATTTTGGACAGGGGGGATGTGGAAAGGCTTAAGGATTTTTCTTCAGAATTTTCCAGGAGAAGCCTTAGATCTTCGAAGCTTCAAAATATCAGATTTAAAAAAATCAGGAACCCTCTTAAGTCAAAGCCGGGGGAAAATGTAACGCAGATGCATTATGCTAGAGCCGGATTAATTACCCCCGAAATGGAATACGTCGCTATTCGAGAGAATCAGCAAATCAACGAGTTGAGGGATCAATTAAATGATCTGGCAAGTTATCATAAGGGAGAGAATTTCGGCGCCAATATTCCAGAAAGTTATATGACCCCTGAGTTTGTTAGGCAGGAGGTTGCCACTGGGAGAGCGATTATTCCGAGCAATATCAATCATCCCGAAAGTGAACCAATGATAATTGGCCGGAATTTTCTTGTGAAAATCAATGCTAATATTGGAAATTCCGCTGTAACATCAAGCATTGAGGAAGAAGTGGAGAAAGCCGTTTGGGCGTGCCGTTGGGGTGCTGATACTATTATGGATTTATCCACGGGTAACAATATACATGAAACAAGGGAATGGATTATCAGAAATTCGCCTGTTCCCGTTGGTACCGTTCCTATTTATCAAGCCTTAGAGAAGGTTGGTGGTATGGCAGAGGAACTAACGTGGGAGCTATTTAGAGATACTATGATCGAACAGGCTGAGCAAGGGGTTGATTATTTTACAATTCATGCGGGTGTTTTGTTAAGATATATACCCCTGACTGCTAAAAGAGTCACCGGGATTGTTTCAAGGGGTGGCTCGATCATGGCGAAGTGGTGTCTGGCGCATCATGAGGAGAGCTTTTTATATTCACACTTTGAAGACATGTGCGAGATCATGAAGGCTTATGATATTGCATTCTCCTTGGGTGATGGATTGCGTCCCGGGTGCATTGCCGATGCTAATGATGAAGCTCAATTTGCTGAGCTTGAGACCCAGGGAGAGCTGACCCAGATTGCCTGGAAACACGATGTCCAGGTAATGAACGAAGGACCCGGACATATCCCCATGCATTTAATCAAGGAGAATATGGATAAACAACTTAAGCTTTGCAATGAAGCTCCTTTTTACACCCTCGGTCCTTTAACTACGGATATTGCTCCGGGTTATGACCATATCACATCCGCAATTGGCGCTGCAATGATTGGCTGGTATGGGACTGCGATGCTTTGTTACGTTACCCCTAAAGAGCATTTGGGGTTGCCGGATAAGCAGGATGTAAAAGAAGGGGTTATTGCTTACAAAATAGCGGCGCATGCGGCGGATCTCGCAAAGGGAAATCCTACCGCTCAGTTAAGGGATAACATTTTAAGTAAGGCTAGGTTTGAATTCAGATGGAATGACCAGTTCAACCTCTCACTGGACCCTGATACGGCAAGAGAATATCATGATGAAACATTGCCCGCCGAGGGTGCTAAGATTGCCCACTTCTGCTCGATGTGCGGCCCGAGATTTTGCTCTATGAAAATAACGCAGGATGTAAGGGAGTACGCAGCCAGCCACGGGCTTTCCGATGAAGAAGCCGTGGGGAAAGGTTTGGAAGAAAAGGCAAAAGAATTCACCGACTCAGGCGGTGAGATTTACATATCCAGAGAAAAGCTATGA
- the tsaD gene encoding tRNA (adenosine(37)-N6)-threonylcarbamoyltransferase complex transferase subunit TsaD has product MNTLVLGIETSCDETAAAVIKDGKHVLSNIVSSQIEIHKKYGGVVPELASRNHLEKIIPVIEQALEKAEVSLSDICRIAVTSGPGLVGSLLVGLSTAKAISFGLDIPFIGIDHLEAHITAAHLEYNVPFPFLGLIVSGGHTSLYTVNSYTEFRLLGKTRDDAAGEAFDKASKLLGLGYPGGAEIDRISKEGNPQSINFPRPFKKASSFDFSFSGIKTSLVYFVKKTPVIDKDRLPDICASYQEAIVETLVEKTLSAAKLNRIKNVVISGGVASNSRLRDLAKERFEQDGISLFIPSPEYCTDNAAMIGALGFHKSRNGESSSLGLAPYSTTRPKYIRGKGLVLDNE; this is encoded by the coding sequence ATGAACACTTTAGTCTTGGGAATAGAAACCTCTTGTGATGAAACAGCGGCCGCAGTAATTAAGGATGGAAAACATGTGCTTTCAAACATTGTTTCATCTCAAATTGAAATTCATAAGAAATACGGTGGCGTAGTGCCTGAATTGGCATCGAGAAACCACCTCGAGAAGATCATCCCCGTAATTGAGCAAGCACTAGAAAAAGCAGAAGTCTCACTTAGCGATATCTGCAGGATCGCCGTCACAAGTGGGCCCGGTCTTGTTGGATCCCTGCTTGTGGGACTTTCAACTGCAAAAGCCATTTCATTCGGCTTGGACATCCCATTTATTGGGATTGACCATCTTGAGGCACATATCACCGCAGCTCACTTAGAATATAATGTACCGTTTCCCTTTTTAGGTCTCATAGTATCCGGCGGACATACAAGCCTCTATACGGTGAATAGTTATACCGAGTTTCGTCTGCTCGGAAAAACGAGGGACGATGCGGCTGGAGAGGCATTTGATAAGGCATCAAAACTATTAGGGCTTGGTTACCCGGGAGGGGCAGAGATCGACAGAATTTCCAAGGAAGGAAACCCTCAATCAATTAACTTTCCACGGCCATTTAAGAAGGCATCATCATTTGATTTTAGCTTCAGTGGAATAAAGACATCCTTGGTTTATTTCGTAAAGAAAACCCCTGTTATTGACAAGGACAGACTACCGGATATCTGCGCAAGCTATCAGGAGGCAATTGTCGAGACACTGGTCGAAAAGACATTGAGCGCTGCTAAATTAAACAGAATTAAGAACGTTGTAATATCTGGAGGAGTAGCAAGCAATTCACGTCTCAGAGACCTTGCAAAAGAGAGATTTGAACAAGACGGTATTTCACTTTTCATCCCATCGCCAGAGTATTGTACCGATAATGCAGCGATGATTGGAGCCTTAGGATTTCATAAAAGCAGAAACGGAGAGTCCTCATCTCTGGGCTTAGCTCCATATTCCACTACGAGACCAAAGTATATCAGAGGAAAAGGGTTGGTCTTGGACAATGAGTAG
- a CDS encoding Mut7-C RNAse domain-containing protein, with protein MTESRFIADSMLGKLAKWLRLAGLDVSYKNDIEDHVLIDRALSEDRIILTRDRNINKRKIVKKCLLIHSDHLEEQIRQFFETYKINGTEKSFCRCIRCNTLLTDVNKHELPGKVPAYVFETKDKFKQCDSCHRIYWAGTHRENAERFLRKFT; from the coding sequence ATGACTGAATCACGCTTTATTGCCGATTCAATGCTTGGAAAGCTTGCAAAGTGGCTGAGGCTGGCTGGCTTGGATGTAAGTTACAAAAATGATATTGAAGATCATGTGTTGATTGATCGAGCATTATCGGAGGACCGTATAATCCTTACAAGGGATAGAAATATAAACAAAAGAAAGATCGTAAAAAAGTGTCTGCTCATACACAGCGACCATTTAGAAGAACAAATCAGACAATTTTTTGAAACCTACAAAATAAATGGCACTGAAAAATCCTTTTGCAGATGTATTCGTTGTAATACGCTTTTAACGGATGTTAATAAACATGAATTACCAGGCAAAGTCCCCGCTTATGTGTTTGAAACTAAGGATAAGTTTAAGCAATGTGACTCATGCCATAGGATATACTGGGCAGGAACACACAGGGAAAACGCCGAGAGGTTTTTGAGAAAGTTTACCTAG
- the carA gene encoding glutamine-hydrolyzing carbamoyl-phosphate synthase small subunit, with protein sequence MNKAILVLEDGTKFEGLGFGADGESYGEIVFNTSMYGYQEILTDPSYNGQIVVMTYPEIGNYGVNLEDVESRRPFVRGFVVREYCSKPSNWRSSGDLESYLKNYNIVGIQDVSTRDITRRIRSQGAQRAVISTVDFSHDSLLKKVHSSPSILDADLVTEVSCQKPYTWEKGSQVLAQSPNMEHKPLKENKIVVYDYGIKQNILRRLVDVGCEVKVVPSRTSSGEVLSMDPDGIVLSNGPGDPSAVSYAIKNVEKLVGKKPIFGICLGHQILGLALGGKTFKLKFGHRGGNQPVKNLSTGRVEITSQNHGFAVDPDSLGSDVEITHINLNDKTVEGLRHTKYPIISVQYHPEASPGPHDSSYLFDEFIRLVQEFST encoded by the coding sequence GTGAATAAAGCGATACTTGTTTTAGAAGATGGTACAAAGTTCGAGGGCCTTGGTTTCGGGGCGGATGGTGAATCCTATGGAGAGATTGTATTTAACACATCAATGTATGGTTATCAGGAAATACTCACCGACCCATCTTATAACGGGCAGATTGTTGTAATGACCTATCCCGAGATCGGGAACTATGGGGTAAATCTCGAGGATGTAGAATCAAGAAGACCCTTTGTCAGGGGCTTTGTCGTTCGTGAATACTGCAGTAAACCCAGTAACTGGAGATCATCGGGAGATCTGGAATCCTATTTAAAAAATTACAACATTGTCGGTATTCAGGATGTCAGCACAAGGGATATCACAAGGAGAATACGCTCTCAAGGAGCCCAGCGAGCAGTGATTTCTACAGTTGACTTTTCGCATGATAGCTTATTGAAGAAAGTACATTCGTCGCCCTCAATCCTGGACGCAGACCTTGTGACAGAGGTAAGCTGCCAGAAGCCCTATACTTGGGAAAAGGGAAGCCAAGTCTTAGCTCAGTCTCCAAATATGGAGCATAAGCCATTAAAAGAAAACAAAATAGTAGTTTATGATTATGGGATAAAACAGAATATTTTGAGAAGGCTGGTTGACGTGGGTTGTGAAGTGAAGGTTGTTCCTTCTCGAACCTCTTCCGGGGAAGTCCTCTCAATGGATCCGGATGGTATCGTATTGTCTAATGGACCGGGAGATCCCTCTGCCGTTTCCTACGCTATAAAGAATGTAGAAAAACTAGTGGGCAAGAAACCGATATTTGGAATTTGTTTAGGGCATCAGATACTTGGATTGGCACTTGGTGGGAAAACCTTTAAATTAAAATTCGGACACAGGGGGGGCAATCAACCGGTCAAGAATTTATCGACTGGGAGGGTAGAAATTACATCACAGAATCACGGGTTTGCGGTTGACCCAGACTCGTTGGGATCCGATGTGGAGATTACTCATATAAATCTTAATGATAAAACAGTAGAAGGACTAAGGCACACAAAATATCCAATAATCTCAGTCCAGTATCATCCAGAAGCTTCTCCAGGGCCCCATGATTCATCATATCTTTTTGATGAATTTATAAGACTGGTGCAGGAGTTTAGCACTTAA
- the gatB gene encoding Asp-tRNA(Asn)/Glu-tRNA(Gln) amidotransferase subunit GatB produces MEYEPVIGLEVHAQLLTETKIFCACSTRFGANPNSQVCPICLGMPGVLPVLNEKALEFAVRAAIAANCEVSKRSRFARKNYFYPDLPKGYQISQYEEPLSKNGWLEIESNGSKKRIGITRIHLEEDAGKLVHENSKGMSYVDLNRAGVPLIEIVSEPDISTLDEAVAYMKKLRSILMYIGVCDGNMEEGSLRCDANVSVRLKGVKELGTKTEIKNVNSFKFIHKALEYEIDRHIMLLEDRKKVQQETRLFDSNRNLTFSMRSKEEAHDYRYFPDPDLLPVIIDDKWVEQIGKSLPELPDQRFERYIRDFEIPLYDAGVLTASRDVADYFEECLNYCNKPKSVSNWIMTEVLRELKSEEEIKSFNVTPKMLCELLNLIEDGTISGKIAKEVFGDMVINGKAANEIINEKGIKQISDLGEIEDIINDVIEKNPDQASRYKAGEEKLIGFFVGQVMKATQGKANPKIVNETLKRKLLEN; encoded by the coding sequence ATGGAATATGAACCTGTAATTGGACTGGAAGTCCATGCCCAATTATTGACGGAAACCAAGATCTTCTGTGCTTGTTCGACAAGATTTGGAGCGAACCCCAATTCTCAGGTATGCCCGATATGCTTAGGGATGCCTGGAGTTCTCCCTGTTTTAAACGAGAAGGCTCTTGAATTTGCTGTCCGAGCGGCAATTGCAGCAAACTGTGAGGTCTCAAAGAGATCAAGATTTGCCCGTAAAAACTATTTTTATCCAGATCTGCCAAAAGGATATCAAATTTCTCAATACGAAGAGCCTCTTTCAAAGAATGGCTGGCTTGAGATTGAATCCAACGGTTCGAAGAAAAGGATTGGAATAACGAGAATTCATCTTGAAGAGGATGCGGGAAAACTGGTTCATGAAAATTCTAAGGGCATGAGCTACGTTGACCTCAACCGCGCAGGTGTTCCGCTTATAGAAATTGTGAGTGAACCTGATATAAGTACCCTTGATGAAGCCGTAGCATATATGAAAAAGCTTCGCTCCATATTGATGTATATTGGTGTCTGCGATGGGAATATGGAGGAGGGTAGCTTGAGGTGTGATGCAAATGTTTCCGTTCGCCTCAAGGGTGTTAAGGAGTTGGGGACGAAAACTGAGATTAAGAATGTGAATTCCTTTAAGTTTATACATAAGGCACTCGAGTATGAGATTGATAGACATATAATGCTTTTGGAAGACCGCAAGAAAGTGCAACAGGAGACCAGACTTTTTGATTCAAATCGAAATCTGACCTTTTCAATGAGGTCAAAAGAGGAAGCCCATGATTACAGGTACTTTCCTGACCCTGATCTGCTTCCTGTGATCATAGACGATAAATGGGTTGAACAAATTGGGAAATCCCTTCCGGAATTACCCGATCAAAGGTTTGAGAGATATATTAGGGATTTTGAGATCCCCCTATACGATGCAGGAGTCTTAACTGCATCGAGAGATGTGGCGGACTATTTTGAGGAATGCTTGAATTATTGTAATAAACCTAAGTCAGTTAGTAACTGGATCATGACAGAGGTTTTGAGGGAATTAAAGTCCGAGGAGGAGATCAAGTCTTTTAATGTTACTCCAAAGATGCTCTGTGAGTTATTGAATCTGATTGAAGACGGCACGATAAGTGGAAAGATCGCAAAGGAAGTTTTTGGTGACATGGTTATTAATGGGAAGGCGGCGAATGAGATAATAAACGAGAAGGGCATAAAGCAAATTTCCGATCTGGGTGAAATTGAGGACATCATAAATGATGTTATTGAAAAAAATCCTGACCAAGCATCCAGGTATAAGGCCGGTGAGGAAAAGCTGATAGGCTTTTTTGTTGGTCAGGTTATGAAGGCGACGCAAGGTAAAGCGAATCCAAAAATTGTTAATGAAACCTTAAAGAGAAAGTTATTAGAGAATTGA
- a CDS encoding N-glycosylase (Responsible for removing an oxidatively damaged form of guanine (7,8-dihydro-8-oxoguanine = 7-oxoG) from DNA. Also nicks DNA at apurinic/apyrimidinic sites) has protein sequence MSARFSESDKHFSELKVSYEEKKDIIKSLLEEFKEVFEKGDDRRIFEELTFCILTSAVGPRMGLKALNALKESLMYADEEELYMRLKDQHKYPEKAGYIIRTREYLRRECNFELKGLILSFKDSIDRRDFFGSNKDIKGIGYLQASHFLRNIGFFGYALLDKNILRSLYEYGILESLKPPTTRKRYLEIEGKMKQFADTIEISIDELDLLLWSERTGHIPK, from the coding sequence ATGTCAGCCAGGTTTTCTGAAAGTGATAAACATTTTTCTGAGCTCAAAGTGAGTTATGAAGAGAAGAAGGATATAATCAAATCACTTCTCGAAGAGTTTAAAGAGGTATTCGAAAAAGGTGATGATAGAAGAATTTTTGAGGAGCTTACATTTTGTATATTGACCTCGGCAGTGGGACCCAGAATGGGTTTGAAAGCTCTTAATGCCTTGAAAGAGTCATTGATGTATGCGGATGAGGAAGAGCTCTACATGAGGCTTAAAGATCAACACAAGTATCCGGAAAAAGCTGGATATATTATTCGTACAAGGGAATATCTTAGGAGGGAATGCAATTTTGAATTAAAGGGATTGATTCTATCGTTTAAGGATTCTATTGATAGGAGGGATTTTTTCGGATCGAACAAAGATATTAAAGGGATAGGATATTTACAGGCAAGCCACTTTTTAAGGAATATCGGGTTCTTTGGTTATGCGCTCCTTGATAAAAACATTCTAAGATCGCTCTATGAATATGGAATTCTTGAGAGTCTTAAACCTCCAACGACCAGAAAGCGATATCTTGAAATAGAAGGGAAGATGAAGCAGTTTGCTGATACTATTGAGATCAGTATTGATGAACTTGACCTTTTACTCTGGAGCGAAAGAACCGGGCATATACCCAAATAG
- a CDS encoding N-glycosylase/DNA lyase, whose amino-acid sequence MNDDLVLRLKSSYVAKRKLIKYRLGEFRNIFAKGDDEKIFEELAFCIFAAGASARMAVKSVESVKGVLMRADSQELSRRLKGVHRFPNSRANYILHTREWLRKDYDFRLKDLILYLNGPVKRRDFFANYRGIKGIGYKEASHFLRNIGFRGYAILDKHILRSIHEFELIDDPKPPTSRSSYMRIERKLKKLAALLEIDFDELDLLLWSEKTGEIIK is encoded by the coding sequence ATGAATGATGATCTTGTATTAAGACTCAAGAGTAGTTACGTCGCAAAAAGAAAACTAATCAAATACCGTCTCGGTGAATTTCGAAATATATTTGCGAAAGGTGATGATGAAAAAATATTCGAAGAGCTTGCATTCTGCATATTTGCTGCCGGTGCGAGTGCAAGGATGGCTGTCAAATCAGTAGAATCGGTGAAAGGAGTGCTGATGAGGGCAGACTCTCAAGAACTTTCGAGGAGGCTTAAGGGAGTCCATAGGTTTCCAAATAGCCGGGCTAATTATATATTACACACAAGGGAATGGCTCAGGAAAGATTACGATTTTAGACTAAAGGATTTGATACTTTATTTAAATGGTCCAGTAAAAAGGAGGGATTTTTTCGCGAATTACAGAGGTATAAAAGGAATAGGTTATAAAGAGGCAAGCCACTTTTTGAGAAATATCGGTTTTAGGGGATACGCGATCCTCGATAAGCATATTCTGAGATCAATTCACGAATTTGAGCTAATTGATGACCCTAAACCCCCTACATCAAGGTCTAGTTATATGAGGATTGAGAGGAAATTGAAGAAATTAGCAGCTTTGTTGGAAATTGATTTTGATGAGCTCGATCTCCTCTTATGGAGTGAGAAGACGGGGGAAATTATAAAATAA